Proteins encoded in a region of the Cytobacillus pseudoceanisediminis genome:
- a CDS encoding heterodisulfide reductase-related iron-sulfur binding cluster, producing MNGLLWINLIAFLLVTAYAISLFVYVVKTRIEYIKLGKKVEFDGKVKERLEKIWVNVFGQKKLLKDKKSGIIHVMFFYGFILVQFGAIDFIIKGIKPGAHLPLGPLYPGFTFFQEIVTLMILVAVIWAFHRRYVEKLVRLKRGFKSGLVLIFIGGLMLSVLLGNGMGMIWHGHEGTWTEPVASLIAGAFAWMGETASIVVFYISWWIHLVFLLAFLVYVPQSKHAHLIAGPANVYFNRLDNPGKLKAIDFEDESQESFGVGKIEDFTQHQMIDFYACVECGRCTNMCPATGTGKMLSPMDLILKLRDHLTNHGAVVTSKQPWVPTFAFSNTKGNQLALAAAGQGAEEAAAGLAYSPSLIGEVITEEEIWACTTCRNCEDQCPVMNEHVDKIIDLRRYLVLTEGKMDADAQRAMTNIERQGNPWGLNRKEREDWREAREDVHVPTVKEMKKAGEEFEYLFWVGSMGSYDNRSQKIALSFAKLMNEAGVKFAILGNKEKNSGDTPRRLGNEFLFQELATKNIEEFEKNEVKKIVTIDPHAYNIFKNEYPDFGLEAEVYHHTEVLAKLVEEGKLKPQYAVEETITFHDSCYLGRYNEVYDPPREILKSIPGVKLVEMERNRETGMCCGAGGGLMWMEEETGHRINVSRTEQALAVNPSVISSGCPYCLTMLSDGTKAKEVEEQVHTYDVAEILEKSVIGESQNLAS from the coding sequence ATGAACGGTTTATTATGGATCAACTTAATTGCATTTCTTCTTGTAACCGCTTACGCCATCAGCCTGTTTGTCTATGTTGTGAAGACGCGGATTGAATATATCAAGCTTGGCAAAAAGGTGGAGTTTGACGGCAAGGTGAAAGAACGCCTTGAGAAGATCTGGGTCAACGTATTTGGCCAGAAGAAGCTTTTAAAGGATAAGAAAAGCGGAATTATCCACGTGATGTTTTTCTACGGCTTCATTCTTGTCCAATTTGGAGCAATCGATTTTATTATCAAGGGAATTAAGCCAGGTGCGCATTTGCCGCTTGGACCATTATATCCTGGCTTCACCTTTTTCCAGGAAATTGTGACCTTGATGATCCTTGTAGCGGTAATCTGGGCTTTCCACCGCCGTTATGTGGAAAAGCTTGTCCGTTTAAAACGCGGATTCAAATCAGGTCTCGTTCTTATTTTTATCGGAGGGCTCATGCTTTCCGTACTGCTTGGCAATGGAATGGGCATGATTTGGCATGGCCATGAAGGAACCTGGACAGAACCGGTTGCTTCTCTGATTGCCGGTGCATTCGCATGGATGGGTGAAACGGCTTCAATAGTTGTGTTTTACATCTCATGGTGGATTCACTTAGTATTCCTTCTCGCTTTCCTTGTGTACGTGCCGCAATCCAAGCACGCTCACTTAATCGCCGGACCGGCCAACGTATATTTCAACCGTCTGGATAATCCGGGAAAATTAAAAGCAATCGACTTTGAAGATGAGTCACAGGAAAGCTTTGGTGTCGGAAAGATTGAAGATTTTACACAGCATCAGATGATCGATTTCTATGCATGTGTGGAATGCGGACGCTGTACCAATATGTGTCCGGCAACCGGCACGGGAAAAATGCTTTCTCCGATGGATTTAATCCTGAAATTGCGTGACCATTTAACCAATCATGGTGCTGTTGTCACTTCGAAGCAGCCTTGGGTGCCGACATTTGCGTTTTCAAATACGAAAGGCAATCAGCTTGCCCTTGCTGCTGCAGGCCAGGGTGCAGAAGAAGCTGCTGCAGGCCTTGCATACAGCCCTAGCCTGATTGGCGAAGTCATTACAGAAGAAGAAATCTGGGCTTGTACGACTTGCCGAAACTGTGAAGACCAATGCCCGGTTATGAATGAACATGTTGATAAGATTATTGATCTGCGCCGCTACCTTGTTTTAACAGAGGGTAAAATGGATGCGGATGCACAGCGCGCCATGACCAATATCGAGCGCCAGGGAAATCCTTGGGGACTGAACCGCAAGGAGCGCGAAGACTGGAGAGAAGCACGCGAAGATGTTCATGTTCCGACAGTGAAGGAAATGAAAAAGGCAGGAGAAGAGTTTGAATACTTATTCTGGGTTGGCTCCATGGGATCTTATGATAACCGCAGCCAAAAGATCGCTCTTTCCTTTGCGAAACTAATGAATGAGGCAGGCGTTAAATTTGCGATCCTTGGAAACAAAGAAAAGAACTCTGGTGACACACCAAGACGTCTTGGAAACGAGTTCTTATTCCAGGAGCTTGCCACAAAGAATATTGAAGAGTTTGAGAAAAATGAAGTGAAGAAGATCGTAACGATCGATCCTCATGCCTACAACATTTTCAAAAATGAGTATCCGGATTTTGGATTAGAGGCAGAGGTTTATCACCATACTGAAGTTCTTGCTAAGCTTGTAGAAGAAGGCAAGCTGAAGCCGCAATATGCTGTGGAAGAAACGATCACATTCCATGATTCCTGCTATCTTGGACGCTACAACGAGGTGTACGATCCTCCTCGTGAAATCCTTAAGAGCATTCCTGGCGTTAAGCTTGTGGAAATGGAAAGAAACCGCGAAACCGGCATGTGCTGCGGAGCAGGCGGCGGCTTAATGTGGATGGAAGAAGAAACAGGGCACCGCATCAACGTCTCACGCACAGAGCAGGCACTCGCAGTGAATCCATCCGTGATCAGCTCCGGATGCCCATACTGCTTAACGATGCTTTCAGATGGCACGAAAGCAAAAGAAGTGGAAGAACAGGTTCATACGTACGATGTTGCCGAAATTCTCGAAAAGTCTGTTATAGGTGAAAGCCAGAACTTAGCATCCTAA
- a CDS encoding acetyl-CoA C-acetyltransferase, whose amino-acid sequence MGKTVILSGVRTPFGKFAGALSSFTASDLGGFAVKEALNRAGVNPEDVDEVIIGTVLQGGQGQIPSRQAARKAGLPWEVKTETINKVCASGMRSVTLGDQIIRAGDEEVIVAGGMESMSNAPYILPKARWGLRMGDSTVKDLMVHDGLSCSFTGVHMGTYGNSTAKEFEISREAQDNWALRSHERAIAAMESGRLAEEIVPVEVPQRKGEPIVVSQDESPRKDTSLEKLAKLGSVFNSDGTITAGNAPGVNDGAAALVLMSEERAEREGKKPGAYILGHTALAVEAKDFPQTPGLVINALLKKTGKTLEEIDLFEINEAFAAVALTSGKIAGLDEEKVNVNGGAVALGHPIGASGARIILTLMHELKRRGGGIGIAAICSGGGQGDAVMIEVPKQ is encoded by the coding sequence ATGGGGAAAACCGTAATTCTTAGCGGAGTAAGAACACCTTTTGGAAAATTTGCCGGAGCGCTTAGCAGCTTTACAGCTTCTGACCTTGGCGGATTTGCAGTAAAAGAAGCGCTGAACCGCGCCGGCGTCAATCCAGAGGACGTAGATGAAGTGATTATCGGAACCGTTCTTCAGGGCGGCCAGGGCCAGATCCCTTCACGTCAGGCTGCCAGAAAAGCAGGCTTGCCATGGGAAGTGAAAACGGAAACGATCAATAAAGTATGTGCTTCCGGCATGCGTAGCGTAACATTAGGGGATCAGATTATCCGGGCGGGTGACGAGGAAGTCATCGTGGCCGGGGGCATGGAATCCATGAGCAATGCTCCTTATATTTTGCCGAAAGCGCGCTGGGGGCTGCGCATGGGTGATTCAACGGTTAAGGACTTAATGGTTCATGACGGATTAAGCTGCAGCTTCACAGGCGTCCATATGGGAACATACGGAAACTCGACAGCTAAAGAGTTTGAAATCAGCCGTGAAGCGCAGGACAACTGGGCACTAAGAAGCCATGAACGTGCCATTGCAGCAATGGAATCCGGCAGATTGGCAGAGGAAATCGTGCCGGTGGAAGTGCCGCAGCGAAAAGGTGAGCCAATCGTTGTTTCCCAGGATGAATCGCCGCGTAAAGATACTTCCCTAGAAAAGCTGGCTAAGCTGGGGTCGGTTTTTAACTCCGATGGTACGATCACTGCGGGGAATGCGCCTGGCGTTAACGACGGAGCAGCAGCCTTAGTATTGATGAGCGAAGAGCGGGCAGAACGCGAAGGCAAAAAGCCGGGAGCTTATATTCTTGGCCATACAGCGCTTGCAGTGGAAGCCAAGGATTTCCCGCAAACCCCTGGACTTGTCATTAATGCTCTATTGAAAAAGACAGGAAAAACCCTGGAAGAGATTGACCTATTTGAAATTAACGAAGCATTTGCGGCTGTTGCTTTAACAAGCGGAAAAATTGCCGGTCTTGATGAAGAGAAAGTGAATGTTAACGGCGGTGCCGTTGCCCTTGGACACCCAATCGGCGCGAGCGGAGCGAGAATCATCCTAACACTGATGCATGAACTGAAGCGCCGCGGAGGCGGAATCGGCATTGCGGCCATCTGCAGCGGCGGAGGCCAGGGAGATGCGGTGATGATTGAGGTTCCGAAGCAGTAA
- a CDS encoding 3-hydroxybutyryl-CoA dehydrogenase gives MNVKNIMVIGAGQMGSGIAQVCAQAGYSVILNDLKPDFVERGIGVIKKNLSRQVEKERMTAEDMETVLKNVTASTDLQDAKNVELIIEAAVENMEIKTKIFSQLDEIAPEHAILASNTSSLPITEIAAATKRPEKVIGMHFMNPVPVMKLVEIIRGLATADEVYQTIEDITKTLKKVPVEVNDFPGFVSNRILMPMINEAIFTLYEGVATKEAIDEVMKLGMNHPMGPLTLADFIGLDTCLYIMETLHEGFGDDKYRPCPLLRKYVKAGWLGKKTGRGFYVYEK, from the coding sequence ATGAACGTAAAAAACATTATGGTAATCGGTGCTGGACAAATGGGTTCAGGAATCGCGCAGGTTTGTGCGCAGGCAGGCTACAGCGTCATCTTAAACGACCTAAAGCCGGATTTTGTTGAACGCGGCATTGGCGTAATTAAAAAGAATCTTTCCCGCCAGGTGGAAAAAGAGCGCATGACAGCGGAAGACATGGAAACAGTGCTGAAAAATGTAACCGCTTCAACTGATCTGCAGGACGCAAAGAACGTTGAGCTCATCATCGAAGCAGCCGTTGAAAATATGGAGATTAAAACAAAGATCTTCAGCCAGCTGGATGAAATCGCTCCAGAACATGCGATTCTGGCAAGCAATACATCATCCCTTCCTATCACAGAAATCGCGGCTGCCACAAAACGTCCGGAAAAAGTCATCGGCATGCATTTTATGAACCCGGTACCAGTGATGAAGCTAGTAGAAATCATCCGTGGCCTTGCAACTGCAGACGAAGTGTATCAAACCATTGAAGACATCACAAAGACGCTTAAAAAAGTGCCGGTAGAAGTGAATGACTTTCCTGGATTCGTATCCAACCGCATCCTGATGCCGATGATTAATGAAGCAATCTTCACGCTTTATGAAGGGGTTGCGACAAAAGAGGCCATTGATGAAGTGATGAAGCTTGGCATGAACCATCCAATGGGGCCGCTGACTTTGGCTGATTTCATTGGCCTGGATACATGCCTGTATATTATGGAAACCCTGCATGAAGGCTTTGGCGATGATAAATACCGTCCATGCCCGCTTTTAAGAAAATATGTAAAAGCTGGCTGGCTTGGCAAGAAGACAGGCAGAGGCTTCTACGTTTACGAAAAATAA
- a CDS encoding acyl-CoA dehydrogenase, producing the protein MNLRFTEEQEMMRKMVRDFAQTEIAPFVEKMEQGEFPREILRKMGELGLMGIPIPEKYGGSEMDFTSYIIAIHELSRVSATVGVILSVHTSVGTNPILYFGTEEQKQKYIPKLASGEYLGAFCLTEPSAGSDAGSLKSRAVKDGDHYVINGSKVFITNAGEADVYIVFASTNPELGSKGISAFIVEKDTPGLVFGKDEHKMGLHGSRTLQLTFEDMRVPSENLLGNEGEGFKIAMANLDAGRIGIASQALGIAEAAFEAAASYAKERVQFGKPIAAQQGVGFKLADMATSVEAAKLLIYRAADMRQRGIKCGLEASMAKLFASKTAVDVSTEAIQVFGGYGYTEDYPVERYFRDAKITEIYEGTSEIQRIVISKQL; encoded by the coding sequence ATGAACCTGAGATTTACAGAAGAACAGGAAATGATGAGGAAAATGGTGCGTGATTTTGCGCAAACGGAAATCGCCCCTTTTGTGGAAAAAATGGAGCAGGGCGAGTTTCCAAGGGAGATTCTCCGCAAAATGGGCGAGCTTGGCCTGATGGGGATACCGATTCCTGAAAAATACGGCGGATCCGAAATGGACTTTACCTCCTACATTATCGCCATCCATGAACTGTCCCGTGTGAGTGCGACAGTGGGCGTTATTTTATCGGTCCACACATCGGTTGGAACAAACCCAATCCTTTACTTCGGTACGGAAGAGCAAAAGCAGAAATATATTCCGAAGCTTGCTTCAGGCGAGTACCTCGGAGCTTTTTGCCTCACTGAACCGAGCGCAGGCTCGGATGCGGGAAGCCTGAAATCCCGTGCGGTAAAAGATGGAGACCATTATGTCATTAATGGTTCAAAAGTGTTCATCACGAATGCTGGCGAAGCAGACGTATATATTGTATTTGCATCCACAAATCCGGAGCTTGGCAGCAAAGGCATCTCCGCTTTTATTGTAGAGAAAGATACGCCAGGCCTTGTATTTGGGAAGGATGAGCACAAAATGGGCTTGCACGGCTCAAGAACGCTTCAGCTGACATTTGAGGATATGCGTGTTCCTTCTGAAAATCTTCTCGGCAATGAAGGAGAAGGCTTCAAGATTGCGATGGCCAATCTGGACGCCGGACGGATCGGTATTGCTTCACAGGCGCTTGGAATCGCAGAAGCAGCCTTTGAAGCAGCCGCAAGCTATGCGAAGGAACGTGTACAGTTCGGCAAGCCGATCGCTGCTCAGCAAGGTGTCGGATTCAAGCTTGCAGACATGGCGACAAGCGTCGAAGCTGCAAAACTATTAATCTATCGCGCAGCAGACATGCGCCAACGCGGCATTAAATGCGGACTGGAAGCCTCAATGGCAAAGCTGTTTGCATCCAAAACAGCAGTAGACGTGTCAACAGAAGCCATTCAGGTATTCGGCGGCTACGGCTACACGGAAGACTACCCGGTTGAGCGCTACTTCCGTGATGCCAAAATTACCGAAATCTATGAAGGCACAAGCGAAATTCAGCGGATTGTCATCAGCAAACAGCTGTAA
- a CDS encoding acyl-CoA dehydrogenase gives MNFQLSEEHEMIRKMVRDFARNEVAPTAAERDEEERFDREIFDKMAELGLTGIPWPEEYGGIGSDYLAYCIAVEELSRVCASTGVTLSAHTSLAGWPIFKFGSEEQKQKYLKPMAQGEKIGAYGLTEPGSGSDAGGMRTTARLEGDHYVLNGSKIFITNGGIADIYVVFALTDPASKHKGTTAFIVESGFEGFSVGKKEKKLGIRSSPTTEIIFEECKVPVENVLGNVGEGFKIAMMTLDGGRNGIAAQAVGIAQGALDASVEYAKERQQFGKPIAAQQGIGFKLADMATSIEASRLLTYQAAWLESEGLPYGKESAMSKLLAGDTAMKVTTDAVQIFGGYGYTKDYPVERFMRDAKITQIYEGTQEIQRLVISRMVTK, from the coding sequence ATGAATTTCCAATTGAGTGAAGAGCATGAAATGATCAGAAAAATGGTGCGCGATTTTGCCAGGAATGAAGTGGCGCCGACTGCTGCTGAACGCGACGAAGAAGAGCGCTTTGACAGAGAGATTTTCGACAAAATGGCGGAGCTTGGCTTAACAGGGATTCCGTGGCCTGAAGAGTATGGCGGAATCGGCAGTGATTACCTTGCTTACTGCATCGCAGTTGAAGAGCTTTCCAGAGTATGTGCCTCTACAGGTGTAACTCTTTCAGCACATACATCTCTGGCAGGCTGGCCGATTTTCAAATTCGGAAGCGAAGAGCAAAAGCAAAAATACCTGAAGCCTATGGCCCAGGGTGAAAAAATTGGCGCTTATGGCCTTACTGAGCCAGGCAGCGGATCTGATGCCGGCGGAATGAGAACAACGGCACGTCTTGAGGGTGATCATTACGTCTTAAACGGCAGCAAAATTTTCATCACAAACGGCGGAATCGCAGATATCTATGTTGTATTTGCCCTGACAGATCCAGCTTCCAAACATAAAGGAACAACAGCGTTTATCGTGGAATCCGGCTTTGAAGGCTTCTCAGTGGGCAAGAAGGAAAAGAAACTGGGTATACGTTCCTCACCTACAACTGAAATCATTTTTGAAGAGTGCAAGGTTCCGGTTGAGAACGTTCTAGGAAACGTAGGCGAAGGCTTTAAAATTGCCATGATGACACTTGACGGCGGCCGCAACGGCATAGCTGCCCAGGCAGTCGGGATCGCGCAGGGCGCACTGGATGCTTCAGTTGAATATGCAAAAGAACGCCAGCAGTTTGGCAAGCCTATTGCTGCCCAGCAGGGAATCGGATTTAAGCTGGCAGACATGGCCACAAGCATTGAAGCTTCAAGACTATTAACGTACCAGGCAGCATGGCTGGAGTCAGAAGGGCTTCCATACGGAAAAGAATCTGCCATGTCCAAACTGCTTGCTGGTGATACGGCTATGAAAGTAACAACAGATGCCGTCCAAATCTTTGGCGGCTACGGATATACAAAGGATTATCCGGTAGAACGCTTCATGCGTGACGCCAAAATTACGCAAATCTACGAAGGCACACAGGAAATTCAGCGTCTCGTAATCTCTCGTATGGTAACGAAATAA
- the icmF gene encoding fused isobutyryl-CoA mutase/GTPase IcmF: protein MSNPEVYKPKNHIRFVTASSLFDGHDASINIMRRIIQASGAEVIHLGHNRSVEEVVNAAIQEDVQGIAISSYQGGHVEYFKYMYDLLKERGASHIRIYGGGGGVIIPKEIKELHDYGIARIFSPEDGRQYGLQGMIDQMIKECDFPTFTAEASEQIEKLQDGETNAIAKLITLAEHQVTVGKEAAASLEPVMEKVKSLEKQVPVVGITGTGGAGKSSLTDELIRRFINEIPEKKVAILSVDPTKQKTGGALLGDRIRMNAIFNPRVYMRSLATRNSRSELSLAIQDAISVVKAAGFDLIIVETSGIGQGDAGITEICDASMYVMTSEFGAPSQLEKIDMIDYADLIVINKFERKGSEDAMRQVQKQYQRSRMLFEKELEDMPVYGTIASQFNDPGTNAVFAALVETINEKAGTDWKTSFTKNAKVEKQNVIIPNEQRYYLREVSETVRGYHKKAEEQADLARKLFQLEGALLAVKEQEGNEQVIASLDAIKSAAEEKLSAETKKILSGWDDLKEKYSGEQFVTKIRDKEIVTVLKTKSLSGLSIPKVALPKYKDYGEIIRWVYRENVPGSFPYTAGVFPFKREGEDPKRQFAGEGTPERTNRRFHYLSKDDAAKRLSTAFDSVTLYGEDPDYRPDIYGKVGESGVSICTLDDMKKLYAGFDLCHPSTSVSMTINGPAPIILAMFMNTAIEQQIEVKEQELGRVLTPEEFTEVRAKTLQTVRGTVQADILKEDQGQNTCIFSTEFALRMMGDIQQYFIDHKVRNYYSVSISGYHIAEAGANPISQLAFTLANGFTYVEYYLSRGMNINDFAPNLSFFFSNGLDPEYTVLGRVARRIWATVMRDKYGANERSQKLKYHIQTSGRSLHAQEIDFNDIRTTLQALMALQDNCNSLHTNAYDEAITTPTEESVRRAMAIQMIITKEHGLSKNENPLQGAFIVDELTDLVEEQVLREFERINDRGGVLGAMETQYQRGKIQDESMYYEMKKHTGELPIIGVNTYLNPNPPSEDEMNNMELARATKEEKETQIRNLRSFQDRNKGKSEEALKQLKEAAVSGGNIFAELMETVKVASLGQITRALYEVGGQYRRNM from the coding sequence ATGAGCAATCCAGAAGTCTATAAGCCGAAAAATCATATTCGCTTCGTTACGGCTTCCAGCCTATTTGACGGACATGATGCTTCCATTAATATTATGCGCCGCATCATTCAGGCAAGCGGTGCAGAGGTCATCCACCTCGGGCATAACCGTTCTGTGGAGGAAGTCGTAAATGCTGCAATCCAGGAAGATGTGCAGGGAATCGCTATTTCCTCTTATCAGGGAGGACATGTAGAGTACTTCAAATATATGTATGACCTTTTGAAGGAGCGGGGCGCATCCCACATCCGCATTTATGGCGGAGGGGGCGGTGTCATTATCCCGAAGGAAATCAAAGAATTGCATGACTACGGAATCGCGAGGATTTTCTCTCCGGAAGATGGCCGCCAATACGGCCTCCAGGGGATGATTGATCAAATGATCAAGGAGTGTGATTTCCCGACTTTCACAGCTGAAGCATCCGAGCAGATTGAAAAGCTTCAGGATGGGGAAACCAATGCCATTGCCAAGCTGATTACACTGGCTGAGCATCAGGTAACCGTAGGCAAAGAAGCGGCAGCATCGCTTGAGCCGGTCATGGAGAAAGTGAAGTCACTGGAAAAGCAGGTACCTGTAGTGGGAATTACGGGTACAGGCGGTGCTGGAAAAAGCTCGCTGACTGACGAACTGATCCGCCGTTTCATTAATGAAATTCCGGAGAAAAAAGTTGCGATCCTTTCTGTTGATCCGACAAAGCAAAAAACAGGCGGTGCGCTTCTTGGCGACCGTATCCGCATGAACGCCATCTTTAATCCGCGAGTCTACATGCGAAGCCTGGCAACAAGAAATTCCCGCAGCGAGCTGTCGCTTGCGATTCAGGATGCCATATCAGTTGTCAAAGCAGCCGGCTTTGATCTGATTATTGTAGAAACAAGCGGAATCGGGCAGGGAGATGCCGGCATTACTGAAATTTGTGATGCTTCCATGTATGTCATGACAAGTGAATTCGGCGCGCCTTCCCAGCTTGAGAAAATTGATATGATCGATTATGCAGACTTGATCGTCATTAATAAATTTGAGCGCAAAGGTTCTGAAGATGCCATGCGGCAGGTGCAAAAGCAGTACCAGCGCAGCCGGATGCTTTTTGAAAAAGAGCTGGAAGACATGCCTGTCTACGGAACCATTGCCAGCCAGTTTAATGATCCTGGCACAAATGCGGTGTTTGCGGCACTTGTGGAAACAATTAATGAAAAAGCAGGTACAGACTGGAAGACAAGTTTTACAAAAAACGCAAAAGTTGAAAAGCAGAATGTGATTATCCCGAATGAACAGCGCTATTATCTGCGCGAAGTGTCTGAAACAGTCCGCGGCTACCACAAGAAAGCGGAGGAGCAGGCCGATCTTGCCCGCAAACTGTTCCAGCTCGAAGGGGCTCTGCTTGCTGTGAAAGAACAAGAAGGAAATGAACAAGTCATTGCTTCTCTTGACGCCATTAAATCAGCAGCAGAAGAAAAGCTGTCTGCTGAAACAAAGAAAATCCTTTCTGGCTGGGATGATCTAAAGGAAAAATACTCAGGCGAGCAATTTGTGACAAAAATCCGCGATAAAGAAATCGTGACGGTTTTAAAAACAAAAAGCTTATCCGGCCTATCCATTCCAAAAGTGGCACTGCCTAAGTATAAGGATTACGGAGAAATCATCCGCTGGGTATACAGAGAAAACGTGCCGGGTTCATTCCCTTATACAGCTGGTGTTTTTCCATTTAAACGCGAGGGTGAAGATCCGAAGAGACAGTTTGCCGGAGAAGGTACACCTGAACGGACAAATCGCCGCTTCCATTATCTGTCCAAGGATGATGCCGCGAAGCGTCTGAGCACAGCGTTTGATTCTGTAACCCTATACGGGGAAGATCCTGACTATCGCCCGGACATTTACGGAAAAGTCGGGGAAAGCGGAGTCAGCATCTGTACGCTGGATGATATGAAGAAATTGTATGCAGGATTCGATTTGTGCCATCCATCTACATCTGTATCGATGACGATTAATGGGCCGGCACCGATTATTTTGGCGATGTTCATGAATACGGCCATCGAACAGCAGATTGAAGTAAAAGAGCAGGAGCTTGGCCGCGTGCTGACACCTGAAGAATTCACAGAAGTTAGGGCGAAAACACTGCAGACTGTCCGCGGGACGGTTCAGGCTGACATTTTAAAGGAAGATCAGGGACAGAATACTTGTATCTTCTCGACTGAGTTTGCTTTGAGGATGATGGGGGATATCCAGCAGTACTTTATCGACCATAAAGTCCGAAATTATTACTCTGTTTCTATTTCCGGTTACCATATCGCAGAAGCGGGCGCAAACCCGATTTCTCAGCTTGCCTTTACACTGGCAAATGGCTTCACCTATGTCGAGTACTATTTGAGCAGAGGCATGAACATCAATGATTTTGCACCAAACCTTTCATTCTTCTTCTCCAATGGACTTGATCCGGAGTATACGGTGCTGGGCCGTGTGGCGCGCCGCATCTGGGCAACGGTTATGAGAGATAAATATGGCGCCAATGAAAGAAGCCAGAAACTGAAGTACCATATCCAGACTTCAGGGCGCTCTCTGCATGCACAGGAAATTGATTTTAACGATATCCGCACAACGCTGCAGGCATTAATGGCGCTTCAGGATAACTGTAACTCCCTTCATACTAATGCTTATGATGAAGCCATTACGACACCGACAGAAGAATCTGTCCGCCGTGCGATGGCCATCCAGATGATCATTACTAAAGAGCATGGATTATCGAAAAATGAAAACCCGCTTCAGGGTGCATTTATTGTAGATGAATTGACAGACCTTGTGGAAGAGCAGGTGCTGAGAGAGTTCGAACGCATCAATGACCGCGGCGGCGTGCTTGGCGCCATGGAAACTCAATACCAGCGCGGCAAAATCCAGGATGAGTCCATGTATTATGAAATGAAGAAGCACACTGGTGAGCTTCCAATTATTGGAGTTAACACGTACTTAAATCCTAATCCTCCTTCAGAGGATGAAATGAATAACATGGAGCTTGCACGGGCAACGAAGGAAGAAAAAGAAACACAGATCCGCAATCTGCGCAGCTTCCAGGACCGCAACAAAGGCAAATCGGAAGAGGCGCTGAAACAATTGAAGGAAGCAGCAGTCAGCGGCGGCAACATTTTTGCCGAACTGATGGAAACCGTCAAAGTGGCAAGCCTTGGCCAAATCACCCGTGCTTTATACGAAGTGGGTGGACAGTACCGCCGGAATATGTAA
- the rpoE gene encoding DNA-directed RNA polymerase subunit delta produces the protein MSLEQFSKEELQEMSLIEVAYELLTSKKEPMAFNDIMNEVAKLMNLSEEQVRGKIAQFYTDLNIDGHFIGLGDNRWGLRSWYPVDQYEEEIVTVIKPKKKKAKKKDDEDLDLEDYDELDEEDIDYDDIDGFDDDDLTEDDDDDLLDDDDDLDDDEFEDDDEIIEKDEEYDLGDEDEELEEDDLDADEEEEDL, from the coding sequence TTGAGTTTGGAACAGTTCTCAAAAGAAGAATTACAAGAAATGTCATTAATCGAAGTGGCTTATGAACTTCTGACAAGCAAAAAAGAACCAATGGCCTTTAATGACATTATGAATGAAGTGGCTAAACTTATGAACCTTTCAGAGGAACAAGTCAGGGGAAAAATTGCACAATTCTATACAGATTTAAATATAGATGGCCATTTTATCGGATTGGGCGATAACCGCTGGGGCCTTCGTTCATGGTATCCGGTTGACCAATATGAAGAAGAAATCGTTACCGTAATCAAGCCTAAGAAGAAAAAGGCGAAGAAAAAGGACGACGAGGATCTCGATCTTGAAGATTATGATGAGCTTGATGAAGAAGATATCGATTACGACGATATCGACGGATTTGACGATGATGATCTGACAGAAGACGATGATGACGATCTTCTTGACGATGACGATGATCTTGATGATGATGAGTTCGAGGACGATGATGAAATAATCGAAAAAGATGAAGAATACGACCTTGGCGATGAGGACGAAGAGCTTGAGGAAGATGATCTAGACGCTGACGAAGAGGAAGAAGATTTATAA